A window of the Oncorhynchus masou masou isolate Uvic2021 chromosome 13, UVic_Omas_1.1, whole genome shotgun sequence genome harbors these coding sequences:
- the LOC135551558 gene encoding olfactory receptor 1M1-like has protein sequence MSLGNVSGKIIHQFVIGGFDTLDRPLTVGIVILCIYLLVMLSNVANICFILHDKRLHKPMYLLICNLAVVDMLYSSSACPTMIGVLVAGDKSIAYVSCFIQMFVFHLAGVMEMFAIAVMAFDRLIAISNPLRYQSILTNVRTLVLTGALWLVACAFVAVMPATVLSLPYCHSTLKYTFCDYAALVRATCVNPSYYFNMITIITFFLLFGTFCSICLSYIWIIFAMVKMSSKNNKRKMYSTCFSHLIVVVCYYVPLFARIVLTRLGVVLTLEERHGLMIGAILGPSLVNPFVYCFRTKEIKNKMLKMFNKVAPTE, from the coding sequence ATGTCCTTGGGAAATGTCTCTGGCAAAATAATACATCAATTTGTCATCGGTGGTTTTGACACACTTGACAGACCTCTGACAGTGGGGATTGTAATTCTGTGTATCTATCTCCTAGTCATGCTTTCTAATGTGGCAAATATATGTTTCATCCTTCATGATAAGCGTTTGCACAAGCCAATGTATCTTCTGATTTGCAACCTTGCTGTAGTTGATATGCTGTACAGCTCCAGTGCCTGTCCAACTATGATTGGTGTGCTGGTAGCTGGTGATAAATCCATAGCTTATGTGTCATGCTTCATTCAGATGTTTGTTTTCCACCTGGCGGGCGTAATGGAGATGTTTGCTATCGCTGTCATGGCTTTTGATCGTTTGATTGCAATCTCTAATCCACTGAGGTATCAAAGTATTCTCACCAATGTTCGTACTCTGGTTCTGACCGGTGCTCTGTGGTTGGTTGCCTGTGCTTTTGTGGCTGTTATGCCTGCCACTGTGTTATCTCTCCCTTACTGCCACTCAACCCTCAAATACACCTTCTGTGATTATGCTGCGTTAGTGAGAGCTACTTGTGTCAATCCTAGCTACTATTTTAATATGATAACCATTATCACCTTCTTTCTCCTGTTTGGCACTTTCTGTTCTATTTGCCTGTCCTACATATGGATCATATTTGCTATGGTTAAAATGTCCTCCAAGAACAACAAGAGGAAGATGTACAGTACTTGCTTCAGTCACCTGATAGTGGTAGTGTGTTATTACGTTCCTTTATTTGCACGTATAGTCTTGACCAGGCTAGGTGTGGTGCTGACCTTGGAAGAGCGTCATGGCTTGATGATCGGGGCTATTCTCGGGCCCTCTCTTGTAAATCCTTTTGTATACTGTTTTAGAACCAAAGAGATCAAAAACAAAATGTTGAAGATGTTTAACAAAGTTGCGCCCACTGAATAA